From the genome of Streptococcus marmotae, one region includes:
- a CDS encoding TMEM175 family protein codes for MDKKRIEAFSDAILAIIVTIMALELQLPQELTLSGFVGILPMVFVYIASFLQIMTVWLYYHELFQLLDQMTFRVFVANSVWLLTASLVPLATRAVGQYSGSFSALLFYILILGLWDVAWVIMATVLLKSTSRQLSLDDKRIPYRWAKLYAVQLLVILLVGYLVPSFIPFGPLLMIVNVIYGFLSDRK; via the coding sequence GTGGATAAAAAACGAATTGAAGCCTTCTCAGACGCTATTTTGGCTATTATTGTCACGATTATGGCGTTAGAATTGCAATTACCACAAGAATTAACACTCTCTGGCTTTGTGGGTATTCTTCCTATGGTCTTCGTCTACATCGCCAGTTTCTTGCAGATTATGACTGTTTGGCTCTACTATCACGAGCTCTTTCAATTGCTGGATCAGATGACCTTTCGTGTGTTTGTCGCAAATAGCGTCTGGCTCTTAACGGCCAGCTTGGTGCCCCTAGCAACGAGAGCTGTTGGTCAATACTCTGGTAGTTTTTCTGCCCTCTTATTTTATATCCTTATCTTAGGATTGTGGGATGTCGCCTGGGTCATCATGGCCACTGTCTTGTTGAAATCAACTTCCAGACAACTTTCCTTGGACGATAAACGAATTCCCTATCGCTGGGCGAAGCTTTATGCTGTTCAATTATTAGTCATTTTACTTGTGGGGTATTTGGTTCCATCCTTCATCCCCTTTGGTCCCTTACTTATGATTGTCAATGTCATCTACGGATTTTTGAGTGATCGAAAATAA
- a CDS encoding LLM class flavin-dependent oxidoreductase, with amino-acid sequence MELSALNLVPLRSGQNFHEAIEDMVELAQQLEGFGYKRYWIAEHHNSKTIASSATQLLIQHTLSQTNTIRVGSGGVMLPNHSPYLVAEQYGTLETLYPKRIDLGLGRAPGTDMQTARALRRSDNLNPDFETDLAELESYFKDSSSVHAYPAAGLDVPFYILGSSTDSAHLAAKLGRPYVFAAHFAPAAMEEAIRIYRQEFTPSAYLDKPYVILALNAILAETDEEAKVLATSQTQTFLSIVTNAQKGLQPPKASEDDVWRHYVAAEKVPHFGPVAFTKDSLIRREKAIVQQMSAVTLVGSPDTVARQIAQLHSRVQMDEIMANSFIYDQTAQARSYELLAKVIQKENSEG; translated from the coding sequence ATGGAATTATCAGCCTTAAATTTGGTGCCGTTGCGGTCGGGCCAGAATTTTCACGAAGCGATAGAGGATATGGTTGAGCTGGCTCAACAATTAGAAGGTTTTGGCTATAAGCGGTATTGGATTGCCGAACACCACAATAGCAAAACCATCGCGAGTAGTGCAACGCAGCTTCTTATCCAGCATACGCTGTCGCAGACGAACACTATCAGAGTAGGTTCAGGTGGTGTCATGCTCCCTAATCACAGCCCTTATCTGGTTGCGGAGCAATATGGAACGCTTGAAACCCTGTATCCAAAGCGGATTGATTTGGGTTTGGGACGAGCGCCAGGGACAGATATGCAAACAGCACGAGCGTTACGGCGTTCGGATAATCTCAATCCAGATTTTGAAACGGATTTGGCAGAATTGGAGTCCTATTTTAAAGATAGCTCATCTGTCCATGCCTACCCGGCTGCAGGGCTGGATGTACCATTTTATATCTTAGGTTCAAGTACGGATTCTGCTCATTTGGCTGCTAAACTGGGACGACCCTATGTTTTTGCGGCGCATTTTGCACCAGCAGCTATGGAAGAGGCGATTCGGATTTACAGGCAGGAATTTACACCTTCTGCCTACTTGGATAAACCGTACGTTATCCTAGCTTTAAATGCCATTCTTGCTGAAACAGATGAGGAGGCAAAGGTTTTAGCGACCAGCCAGACTCAGACGTTCTTGAGTATCGTGACCAATGCCCAGAAAGGATTACAGCCTCCTAAGGCGAGCGAGGACGACGTTTGGCGGCATTATGTCGCTGCGGAAAAAGTTCCTCACTTTGGGCCGGTAGCTTTTACAAAGGATTCCCTCATCCGAAGAGAAAAAGCGATTGTGCAACAAATGTCGGCTGTCACCTTGGTTGGAAGTCCAGATACCGTAGCTCGTCAAATTGCCCAATTACACAGTCGTGTGCAGATGGATGAAATCATGGCCAATAGTTTCATTTATGACCAAACAGCCCAAGCGAGGTCGTATGAGTTGCTAGCTAAGGTCATTCAGAAAGAGAATAGCGAGGGATAA
- a CDS encoding ABC transporter permease — translation MNSFTRARLYLKRHPVKTAILTTFLLFISIALSLLISLNTSLTQDRKRLSDSQLHQSLVTRLRDVPAAQVNPASRTYFEEVVSENHLNAHHLISEEVTIGETESEQTRVYSLVNQDFFEKSQLVDKELVLEAGTFLNENSGSEALISRNLANRYHLAVGDTISITSTTGQKLALRIEGIFKTKHSPFANRESDTLEHTILTTRKTLEQLNPQYSYHTSIYHAKNEANMTQARACLQAGTELKDYQLTQNTSIQLFLKTLNSQQGLLKWILWGTIVLSHLVLLFFLHLWMKGRQLEIGVLQSLGKSRMEILLQYMLEVLILASITLTIGLVVTNLFLPSLREVLLSDMLKTSYENADNGEWLPAVFLANHHYVKDLLSHPVRLAPLDILLIVGSVLGLSVGAVLLSCLSLLRYSPKKIFAMML, via the coding sequence ATGAATTCCTTTACCCGTGCGAGATTGTATCTTAAGCGTCATCCGGTTAAAACAGCTATCTTAACCACGTTTCTTTTATTTATTAGTATTGCCCTAAGCCTACTGATTAGCCTCAATACATCATTAACCCAAGATAGGAAACGCTTATCAGATAGTCAACTGCACCAATCCCTTGTGACACGATTGAGAGATGTTCCAGCCGCACAAGTGAATCCTGCAAGCCGAACCTATTTTGAAGAAGTTGTGTCTGAAAATCATCTGAACGCCCATCATTTAATTTCAGAAGAAGTGACAATTGGAGAGACTGAATCTGAACAAACAAGGGTTTATAGTTTGGTCAATCAAGATTTCTTTGAAAAAAGCCAGTTGGTCGACAAGGAATTGGTATTGGAAGCAGGAACTTTTTTAAATGAAAACAGTGGTAGTGAGGCTCTCATTAGTCGTAATCTTGCTAATCGCTATCATCTTGCTGTAGGAGATACTATTTCAATCACATCAACAACAGGTCAAAAGCTAGCCTTACGGATTGAGGGCATATTTAAGACCAAACATTCTCCCTTTGCGAATAGGGAAAGCGATACACTTGAACATACTATTTTAACGACAAGAAAAACTCTTGAGCAATTGAATCCTCAGTATAGCTACCATACCAGTATTTATCATGCTAAAAATGAAGCAAATATGACACAGGCTAGAGCTTGCCTGCAGGCAGGAACAGAACTAAAAGACTATCAATTAACACAAAATACCAGTATTCAACTGTTCTTAAAAACCTTGAATAGCCAGCAAGGTCTTCTCAAATGGATTCTATGGGGGACCATTGTACTTAGTCACCTCGTTCTTCTCTTTTTCCTTCATTTATGGATGAAGGGTCGGCAATTGGAGATTGGGGTTTTACAATCGCTGGGTAAAAGTCGGATGGAAATCCTACTCCAGTATATGCTGGAAGTACTGATTCTGGCAAGTATCACCTTGACGATTGGTCTAGTAGTGACAAACCTGTTTCTTCCTTCATTAAGGGAAGTCTTGCTAAGCGATATGCTGAAAACAAGTTACGAGAATGCCGATAATGGCGAATGGTTGCCGGCTGTCTTCTTGGCCAACCATCACTATGTAAAAGATTTACTTTCTCACCCTGTTCGCCTTGCGCCTCTTGATATACTCTTGATTGTTGGCAGTGTCTTAGGCTTGTCTGTGGGAGCAGTGCTTCTTTCTTGTTTGTCACTGCTTCGGTATTCACCGAAAAAAATATTTGCAATGATGTTATAA